Sequence from the Camarhynchus parvulus chromosome 1, STF_HiC, whole genome shotgun sequence genome:
TCGTTGGCGATGTAGCGCAGCTCGCTGCTGAACACGGTGGAGAAGCGGATGGGCGGCCCGTGGCAGCGGAACTTCAGCAGGATGTTGTGCTTCAGGTCCACCGACATGAAAGGGCCCACGTTCTTAGGGCTGCCCAGGTTAAATTCCACCAGATCTGAAAGCCCAGGAGCAAGCGTTAGCAAAAGACTAAGAACTTCAAGCTGTCAACAAgatgctcagagcacagggcaaAGCAGGAGTAGATAAGGAAACCTGACCATATTTCAAAGAACTCTAAAACTAAACAGAAGGTGAGCATCATTTTTCAGAGTGGAGTTTAtgggtgctgcaggacagcacaTTTGGATTTCATAAGGCTGGCAATGCCTTTTCCATGTTTGCCAAACTATTTCCTTCTCTctagtaaaaaataaattttccaaaTAGTCATTTTTACTCTCTGAATCCAGGGTTCACAAGAACCCTCCTAGTAATTTTAGGACTCCACTAAATTTAAAGATTACATCAAGTTGTAGGAATTAAGGCAGCTCAAAGACTGTATTCCAATACAACTGAAGTGGTTCAGGGGAAAGGGATGAGCAAGGCAGGAATATTTAATTGCCTACTGAAATTCTTCTACTTAAGTAACTTGAATAATGAAAAGGGCCCCAAAACCTATAAATAACAATGGAGGTAATTTGCTACTTCATTCCAAAATCTCTCCTGTGACTGGGGTGCTGTAAGGCCTTACAAAGGCAACCCAAGTGATTTCCTGCCACCTTAACTCACAACCACAGCAGCAGTCCTGTTACAAGGGCAACTTTGCAGATACCTGGTGGCCCCATTTACAAGACCTACATGTTTTCAGTGACTGCTCAAACATTTGGCTGTCTGCAGGGCTTATGATGAGGTTTtgtctttcctcttcctttgttttgtcACTGTCACTCAGTAAAACCAGCTCCGTGTCTGAGATGTGAGAAATAAAGTTTTGTAAGGGTCCTTAAGGACAAAgctaaataacaaaaaattaccTGGAACAAATGCTGTCAAATATTCAAACCACTGCCTTATTGTAGAGTCTCCAAACAAGTGGATTACTTTTCCTTGTAAGCACTCAGTTATATCATCTGATTTGTTAAAATTATGGATCCAATGTGTTCTGGACCTCCACTGGTCTTCATAATAATAACCAGAAGGGGAAGCTGTGGGATCTTCAGCTCTGCCCATACTGCTTGaatctggaagagaaaaatcctttgaaatTAACATGCAACCAAAGCAGCCTCCATAATCTTCACCGACATGTAGTCAGCGACTGCTGACAAGAGCTGGGTGGCCGATCATAGTTCAACTTGGTTTAAATTAAACGGTATCTCTGCCGCTAATGTAAAAACGTATCTGCCACCTTTCTCCGTGCACTAGAGGTGCTCAGCGGCGGGTGTTTGCCCGGCAGAAGGAGCGGAGGCAGGAGGCCGGCGGAGCATCCTCCCCGTCCCGCTGCAGAGGGAGCGGAGGCAGGAGGCCGGCGGAGCATCCTCCCCGTCCCGCTGCAGAGGAGCGGAGGCAGGAGGCCGGCGGAGCATCCTCCCCGTCCCGCTGCGGATCCAGCGCGGCGGCCGCCCTGCCGCGGCGCGCTGCTGCCCTCCAGCGGCCGGCCCGcgcactgcagagctgctcggCGGGGACACCGACCCTCGGTGGACAGCCTGGCAACGCCcagaaaaacatccaaaaaaacCGAAACAACCCACCAAAAACGAGGGCAGCCTGGCAACACCCAGAGAAACAtccaacaaaccccaaaacaaaccaacaaaacccccaaaaagaCCGAAACAAACCCCCAAAGAACTACTCCTACGGAATTACACATAACTCTTCTACAGTGCCGAGTTAAGTCTCAACTATAAAGCCTCCAAACCCAGAAAATGCTAGAATTGAAGCTATGAGAAAAAATGGTGTATGTGCCGTTTGAATATGATAATTAAGAGAGTCTCTAATTCCATGGATTTCTTACTTTCTCTCCGCTATCCAGCCCCCTCCCCCCATTTACTGCCTGGGACAGGCAGCTCCCTGAGGGGCAACTACACATCAGGGAAGCTCTGCTCCATAGGGATGCCCTTTTCACTTGCAGAAGTTGAGCAATACCTTACAAGCAAAGGTATCAGGATAACAGGAGATTACAGGAAGAGAAACTGCAACCTCATGGTTATATCAGCCAAATATTGCCATATTTCTCTTAGTAACCAGGGTGATATTGGTACATCAAAGTTCTGTAAGGCTGTTTCAAGTTCCTCCTTTGCCATTTGTGTATTCAAATACCTCAACTGAACAAGCATGGAGATCCTCCCCAGCACAAACACCAGCTGCATGGAGCAGACACTTCCAGCTGTTTAGACACTTCTACTCACCTTGGTGTGGGGACTGCTAAGAACAGTCCATGCCCTGTCATAACTTACAGCTGCTTGATAAAGCACACCTTGCCTTGGCCAAAATCATGCCAGGGACTGTTTGAATGATGTAAAAGTACAAACAGTGGAATTCCAAGGCCCAAAAGCATCCTCTGATAGATGCTTCATTATAACACAGATAGAACCAACCATAACCATCTTTCCtaataagcatttttaattgctctttttCTATTCAATACCCTCTGCATGCTGTATTAGAGGATGATAACCTCCTCAGACCTCATAGGAACACTAAAAAGCAAACTACTatacaattacatttttataacaCAAATAATATAATCACAATTACCACAAAACAAAGCCATCAGAAAATTCTCTGGATGATTCTTTAAACCTGACAGcagaaacaaggaagaaaaaaaacaaactagcTAATAATGTGAACTCATCTAATATTTATTAAcgggaggaagggaaaaagaagccTTCACATGGCCATGCATTTAAATACTAATTCAGAATGTGAATTCAGAACTTGAGTTTGTTTGATTCTACGTTTTGATGCAAAAGCAATTCAATTATTTACCTTTTAGATGGATACTTTTATATAGATAAGAGTGGTACTAGAACAACTTGTTGGTGCCCCACAGTAAATCAAGTCTGTGTATAGTATCATACCACATTTGGCCCAGAATTCAGAATTGGCCCTTATTTTGAGATTTtataaaagagaataaaagctccaatctgaaattaaaaagcaaggatagaaataaaaacttgtatttcagaaaaagaaatgtttttaaaaacttgatCTACATTTACCAccacacagaaaaatctgtaCAAAAAGAACAACAGCAGAACAAAGAGTTTGTGTGTATCATCAGTCCTAACCAATCCACACATTCATGAGCATTATAGCAATGAGTTCAGTTTATTTATTCAGAGATGGCTGTACTTGGAAGGAATTTCCCTGAGGAAATGCGCTAGGCGTATCCACCCTTTATAACTCAGCATTAATTGTCAGGACATAATAAGCAGGCTTTGATCATTCTTAGCTCCTGGAAGAAGGGTGGCAATCAGATTTTGAATTTGCAGCAGTTTCTGCCAGGAAGCACACAGGAtgaaaaaagcaacagaaacacATCAGCTAAAGGATCTGGACAAAGAAAAGAGGTGGAGGGTAAAATGCTGCAAATCTAGCAgcagaactgtatttttttagtGAACAGTAAAACTAAAGGCAAGAAATGCCCTAAGATGCCTTCTGTTCAGACTTTATTGCTCATGTCAGTAACTCTACCTTAAAAGTCTCTTATAACcttatgaaaaacaaatatgaaaagttttcatttaagaaaTAATTCTCTGTGTATCACATTTTATGCAGACTTTTTAGAAGCATAAAAAGCTTGCTTTTGGTTATGAATGAGATAAAATCTGAGTTCATTTTAGTACAGACTGTCTTTGTTCTGTTCTTAGAAAGGGCACAGAACAATTAGGTTCTGGTCCAGAACTGTAGATTCTGACATCCTGTGGTAACACAAATTATAGTAATACTTAAAAGCAAGTTATCAAAATCTGTTAGACAACATTCttaacaaagaaagaaattaagaaacacCACACAGCTGTTTTCATTAGATTGAGAGTTTGGTAAGCAGTTACTCTAAGACATTTTACACTGTAAGTAAACGCTAGGGGaaataaaaggcatttttggCAAGAGAACAAAGTTCTCTCTTCTTTTGCTAATAATCCCATTTATGTatgtaatttcagaaaaaaaaattcagtatttctgaaCTTGTATTAACACCCAAAAGCCTTCATCATCTCAATAGAAATCTGATACTGATTTTTTTGCCAtgttaaaaaatccccaaattattATTTGATGCCCGTTGTTCTTTTTATAAATGGAATTATGAATTACAAACAAGAATCTTATGCAGTTCACCTTACCTGTAAATGCCTTGGGCTTTACAATGACTGAATCAGGTCCACTGGAGAGTATTGGCCTTTTGATATTCACATCActtgaacaaaaaaatgaacacagaaatatttgtaagTTATGGTGAAACTTGGAAGTAgtattaatctctttttttttcttactccaCTTCAAACAAGCACACAGTACTACAAATTTTTACTCTAAGTTTACTCTACTTCCTACAGCTGAATTCATTCCACATTTACTTTGAGACCATCATTGCTATTCTCGATCCAAATTCAAAATTTCATGGCACTGACACAAATCTTGTGCAAGCTTGTACTAACACAAATCTCAATAAAGCAGTCAGGCTGTCAGAGGTCTGCAGGAAGCTTTTGGGGATTTGCCCCAAAGATGTTCCCAGCTTGCAGAACTTGTGGGGACAAACCACTACAAGGGTAcagggccacagcagcagctcccagctgagtAATACTGAGAACTTGTTCTGTTTTTGCTACTGTTTTGAAGAGAATCcttgtctattttttttcctccatctaagcaataaattatttggaatttCTTTAAGCCACTTCGGTCAAGGATCTCAGAGCtgaatgaaacaaacaaacaaataaacaatcAAAACTAAACCAAGAAAAAcacctttcccattcccatatGGAAACATCACCATAATAAATATAAGCTATATTTTACAGGTGGACTGGCAGAGACACAGAAAGTCAAATGACCCATTTACAAACTTGATATAGaagagccaaaaaaaaccccactgaagcttgctttttatttctggtCTTGGTTATGAACATGCACACATACTTTCCTAAATTACACTATTTGGAGCTGCTACCCTAAAATCTTTCCCAATTTAAACCTCAAGTGAACGTAGTGCCAAAAGACTTTCCTACAACATCTTTGTTGGAGAGCAAGGCATTAGCCTACATCTACAACTCTGACACTACACAGTGACTAACTTTATCTAAATTCAGCTGTGTAATTTCATACAGAAGCAGTTCTTTCACACATACACAGGCAATAAGagatggtttggggtttttttaatgctgaatgcagaaataaaatatgactGTGAAACTAATTTAGTTTGACACTTGAAATAACATACACAGATCATTTCCATTTGCATGGGTATTGCTCAGCAATTTGTTCTACCAGGTGTTTCCTTTATGAAAATTGTTTATATGATTTGAAAGTCATATTGAGCAACAAGGAACACATTTAAGACAATCTTTGACGAGGACAAAAACAATTGgtaatttctgtgaaaatgagCCTAAAACCTGGATCCTTTTTGGGTAGTTTAGATTTGGACAAAAATACTTCTCAAAGCATTGTTATTAATATTGCAAGTGCGGgtatggaaacagaaaataaggaaacaGTCCCCCAAACCACCACCAGATTTAGACAGCATGCTTTTGTGAAATTCAGCAGGGTTGAAttcaaagcacagaaagagAACTACATGCCAAGTTTCTTTAAGATTGCTAAGATTTTTGCACAGCTGAATGGAGGAGAACACACTATTCAACAACTAATACCAAACACCTGGTCCTGCAGAAATACTCCTCCTCTAAGGCTCTGTGTCATATTTAAGCAATTGGCTAAtgttcatattaaaaaaaccaaacaaaacaacttgACTGAATATACATAAATCCAACAACATACAAACCTTTGGAAAAAGAGGCTTTCCTCTTGTGTCAGAAGACCTTTCAGATATCCACCTTTGGCATGGTTGATTCGGCTGGCACAGGACAGTTTTCGAGGCTTGTAACAGAACCATGGCTCACCCGTGTAGAGATCTGTGAAGTTACAGACTGGGAGACCTGCAGGCAAGCAAACGTTGCACTCTGTAGTCTCTGAATACCTCCCAGACTTGAAGGAGCTTTTGAAATAGACTCTGTCCGGCCTTTCCTCCCGCAAACGCAGGAGGACTTGGATGGCTTCACTCGGATGGACAAGTGACACAGAAACTTTGACCTCTCCCGGCCAAAGCAAGGTAAAGAAGACTTTGTAAAGGCCATTGTGGCAATCTACaatccttcctgctgctccagctttcAGCCCAGGAGAGTGAATTCGTGCTTGTAAATAGTCTCCACCATACTGCTTGGGTTTTCCTTGGAAATCCTTCATACGAACGAGTACCTCCAACTGATCACCCACCTTGAAGAACCTGCTGGGTTTCACAATCACAAAGTCACTGTGTGTGGGATCAGTGCTCTGTGCAAAGGGGATTTTGCCATCAGGGGGCTTTGGCCACTGTATTGCAGCAAGCAAGGATTCCTGCTCCGCTTGTTCCCGTTTGGACAAGGTCTGCTCCGTGTACCCACAGTAAGGCTTCCTGGTGGTTTTGGCTGTCTGGGACAGAGAATGCTGGACATTGTTTTCTGTTATCCAATTCGATCCTGAAACTGTGTCATCATCCAGgtgctggggagaaaaagatGACCTGAAGCTGTGCTGTGAAATGAAACACTGGGAATAATGGATGCTTTGTTGGGAAACAATCCCAAGAACTGAGCTTTGCTTTACAGAGCTTTGAAGCTGACCAAATGAAGCAACTTCACTAGAAGACCCAAATCTGTTACTTTGACCACGAGATTTCTAAGGAAACAGGTGGGCAAGCTGTAGTTATCCTGCTTTGGCAAACAAGCATTTAAAGAGCATACATCCAATGTATGTTTCAGCTACCAGTACACGCTCCAAATATCAGCAATGTGAAAACAAATGACAAaaggtgtcacagacacattttatgaaaaatccttttgctaggattttttctcctgagaagctgagaggcctcagaaacgaaatgtaaacaataattatctgctgctgtggaatgcaacaggtgcatctttgattggtccatgttggttgtttctaattaatggccaatcacagtcagctggctcagactctctgagagtcagaagcttttattattcattcctttctattccttgctagccttctgacgaaatcctttcttctattcttttagtataattttaatatattattttcttttaatagaatgtatatcataaaataataaatcagccttctcaAACATGGAgccaagattctcatctcttcccttgtcctgggacccctgcgaacacccCCACAAAAAGGTTGGATGATTCAATTGTAACTcatgcttccttttcttctgcagtaaCATTTTAGTCTTGGGGCACCATGAGTTCTAATAGCTGCCCCATGTAATGCAGGGAAATAGGTTTTCTTTGAGATGTTACATTGAAGGTTAAGCTGATGCACCCCTGCACATGCCTTCCAGAGAGGTTTACTGCATGTGGCAGCTGCACTCATTTATCTGGTCACACTCACATCTCTTCTCGGCCAATTATCTGAAATGCATGTTTCCCTGTAGTGTacacattaaaagaaataaaagaacaaaagccCAGATCCTCCTGGGACAATGAATTCATGAGCCAGTGAGCCAGTAAAATAGTACAGGACAAGCTAGGACCAAACTCCTGCTTATTCATAAATCTTATTtgtaagattttaaaatctatatACAGCTGCTTCTAGCACCAAATGAAACAGCAAGCAAAGCATCCCCTAATCACACAAGagtttataaattaaaatacttaaatacaAAACTAAACTAAGAGAGGGGGCTTCTGCTGCAACttaataaaactgtattttgtgCAAAAATATCAGTGTCCCAAACTGTATTTGCATGCAAATGACTGCAGATACCATCTTCTTTATGACATCACATAATTTTGCTGGTTTGCattaggaaaattttaaaaatagcaatcTAAGATGCCAGAGGTACCCATGAGATTTCTAATCAGCAAATTAAGAAAAACCTCTTCAAATAGACACAAAATCAACAGTTAATGAGCAATTAATTACCAGGTATATGTAGTAGAACTTATTCATAATTCTATTtcataaagaaggaaaatagtTTTTCAAGAAAAGATTTAAATTATACAGTGTACCATTCACATAGCATCAGATTATATGCTCATTTAGATTTGAAAGATTGCTAAAAGATCCAAACTACATTAtttgaaatctttaaaaataccattcTACTTACCAATACTTCAGTGTTTTCCATTTACTTCCTCCTTAACTAATTACTCACTGCTAACTACTTTTAAATGTCTTGTACTAAAATCACAACACTCATATTAATGCTTTATTCATTGTTATAAACCTTTCTTAGGCCATGGAAATATCAGCAGTGTCTTAAAATCATTTGAGCCACACTGAGATTCAACATACTTATTTAGAAGAAAGGTAAAACTAACAAGCAATAAAAACATACAGGCTTTTGAAGTCTGTGACATAAATTGGTTTTGATCAGCTTTAAAGTAAGAGGATGAGCACATGAGGATGTAGGATGGATACACAAAATCTTTGTTTGATATCCAAGTTAACTATAAAACCTGAAACTGTAAATTGCTACACTGTAGCTCTAAAACATAAATTTACATATACCCATCTATACACCAGATGTTAACATCACAATAGAagcttttgcttctgttttatAGCCCCACACAAGATTTAATAAATTTTCCCTGAAGGCCAtaattcataattatttttgttttccatcacAGCAAGCCAAGCTGCAGATGTATGCTGCACATTACTTTTATTAGTCCAGTAAATTTCAGCCAAAGCTCAGAGTGAATCTCAGGCACAGTTCTACTTTAAAGCTTACCTACATGCATTCTTGAATTAAGCCAAGTTTCTATTTTTGGATACCTTCACAACTTCTTCCCTTCACTTGTTcatgcataaatatatatatatatatataacagaaaatactgcatggaaatatttttaaaactcagctATATATTTTGATGCATCCAATAAGCCAGCAACAATGTCTcagcataaatatttatgtattttcctAAAGAGGGGTGGAAAGGGAGAATATGTGCTAGGATTAATTGTTGTTTTCAGTGTAAGTTCCCAATAGaaagtttctggttttcagttGGTTCTTCAATGGGTGGTACTTTGGGTTGGTGGACATGGGAAAATCCTTTCAAATTAAGAAGAGATGGTCATCTAAGACAGCTTATAAACTGATGCATCCCTAATTTTAATCTTCTATAAATTTCCTCGGGGTTTTTAACACAGTCTTTCTGTCAGAGATGTAGAGATGCCATTTCTGGCCCAGCTAGGCTTTCTGAAGTCTTTCCAGAGGCATACCTCTATCTTTCAGTGGGAAAGGGTGCAGAGAACACCAAGCCAACTGTTGTATTGtactaaatagtttatttagttgtCTTTGTATGGATGATGGGAGAACCACAGATTCGACAGCCAACAAACTCATTCAGAGTATGGTTTGATGGCTCCAAATCAGTCCACCTACACAGACTTTTAGCAGAGCATAAGGCCAAAGCTCTTCACTTGTATGCAGCTGAGAACAAGGACATGCACTGTCACTTCAACATCTCCAGGTTATGTCCCACTAAGCAGAACAGATCCTACCACAAATATTTCCTCAGTCTATCTTCAAAGGGCCTGAGGGGGAAGCTCCATGAAGGTAAAAGCAGAGCTTCTTCAACATCCTGAAGGAGCATTCTTTCTCCAGCATCCTTGTTCATCTTTACAGCCCTCTTTCAAGCCCAACTAGGACACTATATTGTTGCATACAAGCTTATGTGTGAAAATAAGCTAGACCATATATGCTATTCACAGGATAAAATATTGCACAGATTCTCTTTGCCAGTAAAGGCAGAAGAAGCTTCAGAGTCAATTAAGACACCAAAGATCCctgactggaaaacaaaagctttccaAACCATCTTCCTTTCTTAAGTGtttcccaggctcagctccaAACAAGTACTTAAGTTCCCCTGCCCCTACAAAAACACAAGGCCTGTTCTGAGGTAAATAATTAGCTTAGTTTTCCCCACTTCATTTCCTACTCCCTCTTGGCGTTTCCAAATCTCTCTGGCTCCTCTCTGTTGTCATACTGAGACTGTGCAGAATGGGGGGCTTTCTGTTGTAGTTAGTAGCTAAACTAAACAAAGTTCCTTTATGAAAAGCAGATAGAGAGGATTTCTCAAGAGTGCTCTTCCTTTATGACACAGATTCTTTTAGTGTTGATGACAGGCTCCATGTTGGATAAcacctgctttgcttatttccatGTATACTCCATT
This genomic interval carries:
- the NXPE3 gene encoding NXPE family member 3; its protein translation is MWRDSFRLQLFCLLMAVLAVVVLVHNFFQLEHLDDDTVSGSNWITENNVQHSLSQTAKTTRKPYCGYTEQTLSKREQAEQESLLAAIQWPKPPDGKIPFAQSTDPTHSDFVIVKPSRFFKVGDQLEVLVRMKDFQGKPKQYGGDYLQARIHSPGLKAGAAGRIVDCHNGLYKVFFTLLWPGEVKVSVSLVHPSEAIQVLLRLREERPDRVYFKSSFKSGRYSETTECNVCLPAGLPVCNFTDLYTGEPWFCYKPRKLSCASRINHAKGGYLKGLLTQEESLFFQSDVNIKRPILSSGPDSVIVKPKAFTDSSSMGRAEDPTASPSGYYYEDQWRSRTHWIHNFNKSDDITECLQGKVIHLFGDSTIRQWFEYLTAFVPDLVEFNLGSPKNVGPFMSVDLKHNILLKFRCHGPPIRFSTVFSSELRYIANELNSIVGGRNTVIAITIWSHFSTFPVEVYIRRLRNIRRAVLQLLDRSPKTMIVIRTANVQELGPEVSLFNSDWYSFQLDSVMRKMFSGIAVHFVDAWEMSVAHYLPHNLHPNEIIVKNQIDAFLSYVCPLQT